Genomic DNA from Niallia circulans:
GATGAAAAAGGTTGGCACAAGTCAATTCACCCAGCCGAACAGTGCGGTTTATACAGATGAATTTGCTGATCTTTTTAAAGGCTTTCACAAGATGAATGATTCAATCATTCAACGTGAAAGGGTTAATAAGGAGCTGCTTGACAGCTTTATGATGGTATTGAGTGCTACCCTTGATGCCCGTGATCCATATACGGCAGGTCACTCCACCAGGGTTGCAGGTTATTCACAGTTAATAGGAAAAAGTTTAAAGCTGTCGAAGGAAGATATGGAAGTATTATATAAAACAGCTATTTTGCATGATATCGGCAAAATAGGGGTTCCTGATAATGTTCTATTGAAAGAAGGCAAACTGACAGAGGAAGAATTTGCTTATATTAAAGCACATCCGGTTATTGGAGAAAATATCTTAAAGCAGGTACAGCCCCAGGAAGAAATGGCAAGAATTCTAGAAGGTGTCAGGTCCCATCATGAAAGATTTGATGGCAAAGGCTATCCTGATGGTCTGAAAGGGGAAGAGATACCTTACTTTGGCAGAATTCTTGCTGTTGCTGATGCCTTTGATGCAATGACGTCTGACAGGCCATATCGGAAGGGAATGCCATTTTCAAAAGCGCTGTCCATTTTGCATGAAGGCAAAAAAACACAATGGGATGGAGAAATGGTAGAAGCTTTTATCGGAAAAATGACAGAAGGAAAGATGGAAAAAGAAATAAGTTAAGAAAGGGCGGATCAAAAATTGATCCGCCCTTTTACTATTTTGTTGCTAAGGTAATATGCTTCTTTTGGAGAGAATAAAGTCTGCTCGATAAGAAGGCAGCACCAGTTGCTAACCCAACGATTAAGCCAATCCAATAACCATATGGACCAAGACTTGTGTAATTAGCAAAAAGATAGCCTGAAGGCAGGCCGATTACCCAATAGCTAATAAGCGTCATAATCAAAGTGATGTTAACATCCTTATAACCCCGTAATGCTCCTTGAACTGGTGCCTGGATGGCATCTGATAGCTGGAAGAAAATCGCATATATAAGGAAGCCAGCTGTAAGCTTAAGTACTTCCGCATCATTTGTATATATTCCTGCAATTTGTTGGCGGAAAGCAAGCAGAATAATGCCGCTCACAAACGCGATAATGATAGCAGTTAATACTCCCATCCAACTGTATTTTTTTGCATCCTTCAGCCTGCCTGCACCAACTTCAAATCCAACTAGAATGGTCAAAGCAGTTGAAATGCTAAGCGGAACCATATAAAGGAGGGAAGCAAAGTTTATAGCAGATTGATGGGCAGCAATCGTATTCGTATCATAATTACTCATTAGCAGTGTAACTGCACTGAAAATGCTTGTCTCAAAAAAGATCGAAAAGCCGATGGGTACACCTATCTTCAGAATCTCTTTCCATTTTTCCCACGAAATACGATGAAGCTTACTTAACAGCTTAAATCCAGCAAATGGTTGATTATGATAAACAATATGAAGAGCAGTCAGCAGCATATACCAATAGGTAATGCTTGTAGCATATCCTGTCCCAACCCCGCCTAACTCAGGGAAAATCCAAATGCCGTTTATCAATAAATAATTCAGTAGAATATTAACAGGTAATGCCGAAAGGGTGATAAACATCGTCACTTGAGTTTGCCCAAGTGCATCAATAAAGGACCGCAATACAAAATATAAAAAGATAGGAATAATACCTGTGCTAAGTGCGGCCAAATAACGAAAGGCAATTTCTTGGACATCTGACTCAAGTCCCATTAATTGAAGGATTGGCTTCAAAAAAATAAAACCAAAAACAATTAATAAAACTGCCATGGATAAACTTAAATAGATGGCTTGAATAACAGAAAAACTTACTTTTGATTCTTCTTTTCTTCCAACCAGCTGTGCGACAATCGGAGGAACAGCAAGCAATATACCGCTTAAGCCAGTATAAATCGGTGTCCATAAGGAACTGCCAACAGCAACCCCAGCTAAATCAGTTGGGCTGTAATGACCAGACATGGTTGTATCAAAGAAGGTAAGACCAAACATACCAACCTGTGTAACAAGAACAGGCAGTAATATAACTAGCATCTGATTTAGTTTTTGCTTTGTTGTAAAGGTTTGTTTCATTCTTTTTCCTCTCTTTAGTTCAATAACGTTACGATTATATCACAGATAAAAGGAAAATATGGCAAATACACTTTTTTTGCTAATAAAATTACCCGTGGGAAAGAAGGCGCTCCATCGACTCTTTGTTGTTATCCTGTTTTGCACTTTCTAAATAAATAGCACTTTTCGGAACAGAAAATAATACATTTCTCTTTTCTAGAATACTAATTATTTGAAAATTAATATCCTCTTTTGTTTGTAAATAGCCGACATAATCAGTTGCCTTTGTAAAGAAATAAATTAATATGTCAGCACTAGTATCATTCATTGACTCAAAGGAAACGAGAATGGTTTCAGGATGTACATCCTCATGATGCTGCAGTAATTGCTTTATGTCAGAAATAGTCATATGTAATTTTTCTGTTTTTGTAAGAATATCTAACTTTAAGTAAAAGGAGACTTGCCGCTTCCCCATTTTAGACCAATTGATAATCGGTTCATTGGCAAGGGTCGAATTAGGAACAGTTACGAGGGCTTGTGCGAATGTCCGGACCTTTGTACTGCGGAAGGTGATATCTTCAATCGTGCCTTCCACACTTGGAGTCTTAATCCAATCACCGATCGTAAACGGCTTTTCTGTAATTAACACGATACCTCCAAAAAGGTTGCTGACCGTTTCCTTTGCTGCAAGAGCAAACGCAAGTCCACCTAGACCAAGTCCAGCGATAAAGCCGTTTATGTTAAAGCCCCATTCTTGGGCAATAATGCTGAATCCGAACAGGAAAACAAGTGTTTTTAGCATTTTTGTCAGAAAAGGAACAATAATTTTATCAACATTTATATCCAGCTTTGTCATCAGCTTTGGAAAGAGCAGTGTTGTCACATTGCTTAGATTAAACAAACCCCATGTTAATAAGGCAACAAAGCAAGAGCGGACAAGGCTTGATTCCCATGCTGCAGATATGGTTTGAAAGGGGAGGAACTGGAAAGCTAACTGCATGCCTATCACGACAAACACCCAGCGTATCGGTTTTTCAAAGGCAACAAGAATAGTGCTTGCTGCATGAATCTTTTTCGTTTGTGTATAGGAAAGGACCATTGCAAACAAATGGCTGGTAAACCACTTTCTTAGCAATAGACTTGTCGCAACTACAATTATAGACAGCAGCAGGCTGGCCCAAATATTGGTGTCTAAAAAATCACTCATAAATAATACACTCCTTCTAAATATAGTTGTCCTATCTGTACTATATTAGAAGAAGTAAGCAAGTATGCATGCATGAAAAAAGCTTGAAGCGCATAAGCCTTCAAGCTTTATATTTAAGCCTCCATAAGACCATCTGTCTGGTCTATCGTTGAGCGCATTGTGTATAGTGTAAAAACATCCTTAGGAACTTCAAATAATTCGTAGCTGACTCCTGTTTCTTCCTTGAGTTTTTCTACAATTGTTTTTCTTGTTTCATTGGCATGGACGGCATAAGGGAGCTTTTCTGCTGCTTTAATAGAACGAAGATTATGCTCTCTTATACGCATTAAGATACTGTTAATATTTAATTCAAAGAAAGCTTCTGAAAAAAACAGTTCCTTGGCAATTTTATTGTATCCTTTTCCGTGATATGGCTTGCCAATCCAGGTTCCTAAAAAACCGATTCCGTCTTGTATATCATACAGATTGATCGTTCCAATCGGGTTATGCCATTCATCAAGAATGGTGCGAGAAATTAGTTCTCCTTTTTCTTCCGCTTCAATTGTTTGTTTTGTGACAAACAAATATTCTTCATAAGATGCTGCCTTTTGGCGAACAAATGGAAACACATCTGAATGCTTCATTAATTCATAAAGAACAGCACAATCTTCCAATTCACGTTTTTTCAGCATAAAAATACCCTCCTTATACATGAGGGCAGAAAACAGAAGAATGACAAATACCGCTCCGCCCTCGAAATTTTTTATCAACTTGTAACTTGTAAAAAATTTCGGGGTGGGAATCGAACCCACTAGAACCGTAAAGGTGGCGCACCATTTGCCTTCCCTATATTTTATTTATTGTTTTCCTGCAATAATGTCGAACTGCTTCTATTGTACAAAAAAAGTTTTAAAATTCCTATAGGTAAATGTAAGGTTATTGTAAAGTCTTTATTTATTTTTTTTGCGGATTTGCAGAAGTATATACGCACCAAGCAATAAGACTGCTGCAATGATAATTGGTGTGATGTATGGCTTAGCATATGTCTCAATATTCTCCCAATGGTCGCCAAGTCTCATTCCCAGCAATAAAAACAAAACGGTCCATGGGATGATGGCTGCAGTTGTATATAACGTAAACTGCCCAATCGGCATTCTCGCAAGACCGGCCGGTATGGAAATAGCATGTCTAACTACAGGGATAAACCGGGCAAGGAAAATCATGCCTGTTCCGTACTTAAGAAACCATTTTTCAGAAGCATCAACATGAGAGCTTTTGATTAAAATATACTTTCCATATTTGTCGATAAAAGGTCTTCCACCGTAAAGAGCGATCCAATATAAAAATAGCTGGGCAATTGTTCCGCCGATGACACCGGCAAGCAGGGCGCCGAAAAAATTGATATGGCCGGTATGGATTAAATACCCTCCATAGCTTAGCACGATTTCACTTGGAATTACTTCAACCATTAATCCTAATGCTATACCCATATAGCCTAAGGATGATAAAAATTCGAAAATTGTATGTACTAATTCTGACACTTACATCTCTCCCGCGTAATGTAATTATTTGTATTTTCTATAAAGAATAGTCAATCATAAGTATACATGACCAATGGACAAAATAGAAATAAGAAATTAAAATGAGTGTTTAATAGGTATTCATAAAAGGAATACTAAAGTGTTTCCCTTAAATTTTACTTAAAGCGAAAAATAAGTAAATAAAACTGAAACATATTAAGAATATGCTCGTATATAATAAAGACAAATAATTTCAATCTATAAAGGGAGGACATAATGACTTACCGTAAAGATGTACACCAAGACGAAAGACTGTTTGCCATGCTTATTTATGTTTTAAGTTTTTTTACAGCATTTATCGGCCCATTAGTCGTTTATTTAATAAAAAGCGATTCACCATTTGTTAAGTATCACGGCAAAGAATATTTTAATTTCCTTATATCTTATGCTATATACGGAGCAATAAGCTGGTTGCTGATATTTGTGCTGATCGGATTTGTGTTAATGCCACTTGTTGGAATTGCTGCATTTGTATTTACGCTTATCGCTGCAATCAGAGCATACGAGGGTGTTGAATATCGAATTCCATTCATTATCCGTATTATAAGATAGTACCAAGTGATAAAAGACTCGTTCGTCATGAACGGAGTCTTTTTTTTGTCTTTTATTGTAATAATCGCTATGATAGATTGGAATGAAGGGAAGAGAAAGAAGGATTGAAAATGAAAGAAAAGGTAGGACTAGTGCTTGAGGGAGGCGGCATGCGAGGTGTGTATACAGCAGGAGCCCTTGAGTGCTTTTTAGAACATGAGGTATATTTCCCATATGTGATTGGTGTTTCGGCAGGAGCCAGTTATGGAGCATCTTATCTTTCCAAGCAAGTTGGCAGGAATAAAAGAGTTAGTTTGGATTTTGTTACAGATCCCCGCTATATGTCTTGGCGGAACTTTCGGCAAACAGGCCAGTTTTTTGGGATGGATTTCATTTACAATCAAATCCCCAATACGATGGTGCCATTTGATTATCATGCCTTTTACGAAAATGAAGCGGAGTTTAAAATTGGGGCAACTGATATTCAAACAGGTGAAAGTGTCTTTTATGGTAAGCAGGATTATAAACAGGAACTGCTGAAGGCGTTAGAAGCATCGAGTTCTTTGCCGTTTTTGGCACCGATTGTAGATTTTAAAGGGAAAAAGCTGTTGGACGGGGGCATTGCTGATCCTATCCCCCTTAAGAAGGCGGTAGAGGATGGCTTCACAAAAAATGTCGTCATTTTGACAAGGAATTTAGGATATCGTAAATCAAAATCGCGGTTTTCGTTTTTCATAAAACGCAAATACCCTCAATTTTCCGGATTACAGCAAGCTATGCAGGCAAGGTATAAAAATTATAATGAAACGCTTGAATATATTGAACAAGAAGAACGGAATGGAAACATACTTGTCATAAGACCACAGGAAAAATTGATTGTCGGACGTATGGAAAGAAATCCTCAAAAACTCGAAAATTTGTATATGCAAGGCTTTCGTGATGCAAAAGCAGCACTTGTACAGATGAAAGAGCATGAATATATGTAAAGCTATGAAATCCCAATTGGTCGTATGCCAATTGGGATTTGTTTTATGTCAAACAATAAAAGCTATTAATATCCAAGCACCTTCATTTTGCCAATAGCCAACAATTCTCGCAATGTTAACGAGACTTTCACTGAGTTCGGTGTTTTGGCCGCGAGAGGGTGTGCTTTGATACCAATTTTTTCAGCAATTGTGATTGCCCTGAAAAGGTGGAAATCACTTGTGGCAATAGTCACTTCCTTTATGTCATATAAGTCCTTACTGTTTTGTAGGTTTTCAATAGTAGAAGTAGACGTATCTTCCAAGAGTATCCTATCTTCCGGCACTTTCTTTTCAAGAAGATAGTTTTTGAGTGCTGCAGCCTCTGATATCTTTTCTCCCTCTCCTTTACCGCCAGATACAATAATTTTAGACTGTTTATTATTATTCCAATAAGAAAGGGCAGCATCAGCCCGGTTTTTAAGCACTTTTGATAATGTTTCGCCGTCCACTTTAGCCCCGAGGATAATAATATAAGGTATTCCGTCAGGGGGTGTTATAGCAGAGGTTCTTTTCATTTTTACATAGTAAAAGGATGTACAGGCTATCAACAGTACGGCAGTTGTGAGGATAGCAAATTTTACTTTTTTCAAAAAATATCACTCCAATCAATCATAGATGATAATGGCTGTTAATAGAATATAGAATACTAGATTATGTTTAAAAAATCAGTAAGGAGCCATGTTCGTGATGAATATCGAAAAATACTACAGACAATCAGCAACTGCTTATCTTAACGCAAGCATTATCAGCTGCCTTCCAGTCATCTTTTTTCTGGCAATGTTTTTAAGTATTAAGCTGAATCGTCTCTTTCTTTTGTTAATCATACCCTTTTGTTTATACAGTATAACCGCATTTGCCTCGTACTTGCTTCAGAAACGGCGATGTGAGAGGCTTGCGAATACTTTCGAAGAGACAAAGGTGAAGTCTCTCCTTCAATCTCGGACAGTTCTTTTGTCTTTTTTGCCTGCACCATCTTTAAGGATGCTTATTTTTGACGGTGAGGGATTAGTACTCGGAGAAATTAGGGATGAAAAATTTGCTTTGTTCAGGTGGTATTTGCCAGCATTTCTAGACGGATTACGGTCAAAAACATATGGTTTCTATAACGGGGAAGATATGCTTCAATATCAATTTACGATGCGAAAACAATCGATAGAGATTCGGAATAGAAAAAACCAGCTGATCAGTAAAATGGATGAAAAGAAAACAGATAAGGCTGTGCAAACTATTTATATATATGATGATAAGCAGCTTGTGTTAAAAAGGTCCCTTGCATTTACTGATTATCGCCTTGAAAAGGAAGGCGGCTTAATACTGGCAAATGTGAAAAAGGGCTGGATGCCAAAGGATTGGCAAAAGCGTTTTTTAGACCCAAACCATCCAGTTGTGACTATCCACCATTCTGCAGCAAACAAAGATATAATTCATATTTATGCGATTTTGGCAAAAATATTTGCTTATAAGGACCATTAAAGAAAAAAGGCTGGCAAATTTGCCAGCCTTTAAATCACATCTGCGTTATTAATATTTTTTAAGCAATATTGCTGAATTGTGGCCGCCGAATCCGAATGAATTGGATAGGCCGATGGTCATTGCTTTTTCTCTAGCTGTATTTGCAACATAATCCAAGTCACAATCTGCGTCTGGGTTTTGCAAATTGATGGTTGGGGGAATAAGCTGGTGCTGTAGTGTTTTGGCGAGGGCGATTGCTTCTACGCCACCTGCTGCACCAAGCATATGTCCAAGCATTGATTTATTCGCAGTTACAGGAATTTGATGGGCATCTGCACCAAACAGCTTCTTGATTGCGAGTGTTTCTGACATGTCGCCAACCTTCGTGCTCGTTGCATGTGCGCTGATTACATCCACATCAGCAGTTGTGATGCTTGCTTTTCGCAATGCATTTCTCATTGCTGTATATGCGCCAATTCCCTCTGGATGAGAAGCAACCATATGATAGGCATCTGAGCTTGCACCATAGCCGATAACTTCACAAATAATGGGCGCATTGCGACTTAAGGCATGTTCTAAAGATTCTAGCACTAATATTCCCGAACCTTCACTCATTACAAATCCATCCCGTCCTTCATCAAAGGGACGACTTGCAAGCACAGGTTCGTCATTTCTTGATGATAATGCTCTAGCATTTGCAAAACTAGCCACAGATAATCGTGAAATTGCGGCTTCTGCGCCACCAGCAAACATGATGTCAGCATCATCGTTTCGAATCGCATTAAATGCTTCTCCAATAGATGTATTTCCAATCGAACAAGCAGTTACAGGCGAAAGAGATGGACCTAAGGCACCAAGCCTGATACTTATCTGCGCTGCAGCTGCATTTGAAATCATCATTGGTACTAAATTAGGACTGACCCTATTTGGACCCCTGTCCTGTAATATATTTACATTATCGATAAGTGTATTGAGGCCGCCGATTCCGGACCCGACATATACGCCCATTCTTTCCTTATCGACTTTTTCTAGGTTCAATTGTGAACCGATTAACGCTTCCTCAGCGGCCGCTAATGCAAACTGTGCGAAGCGATCCAGCTTTTTCGCTTCCTTCGTGCCCCATCTTCCTTCAGCATCTAAATTCGTAACACTTCCAGCAATTTTCGTTTTTAAATCAGATACATCAAATTGTTCAATTTTACTTATGCCCGATTTTCCACTAGAGAGATTTTCCCAAAATTGATTCACATCATTTCCAAGTGGCGAGATGACACCCATTCCTGTGACAACGACTCTTTTCATCTTTCATTCCTCCAAAAGCTTGTTTTTTTATCTATTTTATCGTTTACTTATCCTATTACAAGTTGTAGTTTATCCTATTATAAATACTACTAGCTTAATAAGGAGACGAAAGTATGAACGATGAGATAAGACTTCGGGCACTGTCTGAGTTTTTGAAAACGAAGCGGTCAAAGCTGCTGCCACAGATGGTTGGGCTACCTCCTGGAGGGAGAAGGCGCACACTTGGGCTGCGCAGAGAAGAGGTGGCACAACTAGCAGGAGTCAGCACAACATGGTACACATGGCTTGAGCAAGGCAGAGATATTAAAGTGTCGATTTCCGTATTAGAAGCAGTTTCGGACGCTTTAAGATTGAGTAAGGACGAAAAAAAGTATGTATTTGGACTGGCCTTTGAGGAAGCGCATAATACAGAAATTACTTTAGATGAGGGAGAATTAATCACTCCTTCTTTAGAAAAAATTCTAAGAGAACTTAAATATTGTCCGACAATTATTACTGATAGAAGATGCTTTATAGTTGGCTGGAACGAAGCTGCAGCACAAGTATTCCTGAACTTCAATTTGTTGCCTTTAGAGAATCGGAACTTGATTGAGCTTTTGTTTGCGAGAAAAGAATTAAAGGCACTTGCTGTTAACTGGGAGCATTTTGTCCAGGGTTTTCTTTCTATTTTCCGTACTTATTTAGGACAGTATATGGCTGATGATTGGTATTCACACTTTATTCAACAAATGGGAGATAAGTATCCTGATTTCCAAAAGATGTGGAAGGAAAGTGAAGTAAGCTCTGCACCAGAAGTTATGATTGAATTTCGACATTCAAAGGCAGG
This window encodes:
- a CDS encoding DUF4870 domain-containing protein, with amino-acid sequence MTYRKDVHQDERLFAMLIYVLSFFTAFIGPLVVYLIKSDSPFVKYHGKEYFNFLISYAIYGAISWLLIFVLIGFVLMPLVGIAAFVFTLIAAIRAYEGVEYRIPFIIRIIR
- the fabF gene encoding beta-ketoacyl-ACP synthase II, which codes for MKRVVVTGMGVISPLGNDVNQFWENLSSGKSGISKIEQFDVSDLKTKIAGSVTNLDAEGRWGTKEAKKLDRFAQFALAAAEEALIGSQLNLEKVDKERMGVYVGSGIGGLNTLIDNVNILQDRGPNRVSPNLVPMMISNAAAAQISIRLGALGPSLSPVTACSIGNTSIGEAFNAIRNDDADIMFAGGAEAAISRLSVASFANARALSSRNDEPVLASRPFDEGRDGFVMSEGSGILVLESLEHALSRNAPIICEVIGYGASSDAYHMVASHPEGIGAYTAMRNALRKASITTADVDVISAHATSTKVGDMSETLAIKKLFGADAHQIPVTANKSMLGHMLGAAGGVEAIALAKTLQHQLIPPTINLQNPDADCDLDYVANTAREKAMTIGLSNSFGFGGHNSAILLKKY
- a CDS encoding GNAT family N-acetyltransferase; translation: MLKKRELEDCAVLYELMKHSDVFPFVRQKAASYEEYLFVTKQTIEAEEKGELISRTILDEWHNPIGTINLYDIQDGIGFLGTWIGKPYHGKGYNKIAKELFFSEAFFELNINSILMRIREHNLRSIKAAEKLPYAVHANETRKTIVEKLKEETGVSYELFEVPKDVFTLYTMRSTIDQTDGLMEA
- a CDS encoding helix-turn-helix transcriptional regulator, which gives rise to MNDEIRLRALSEFLKTKRSKLLPQMVGLPPGGRRRTLGLRREEVAQLAGVSTTWYTWLEQGRDIKVSISVLEAVSDALRLSKDEKKYVFGLAFEEAHNTEITLDEGELITPSLEKILRELKYCPTIITDRRCFIVGWNEAAAQVFLNFNLLPLENRNLIELLFARKELKALAVNWEHFVQGFLSIFRTYLGQYMADDWYSHFIQQMGDKYPDFQKMWKESEVSSAPEVMIEFRHSKAGKMLYNLSSLQVHGANDLRCSIYTPVDGTETEEKLKQLIK
- a CDS encoding YdcF family protein, giving the protein MKKVKFAILTTAVLLIACTSFYYVKMKRTSAITPPDGIPYIIILGAKVDGETLSKVLKNRADAALSYWNNNKQSKIIVSGGKGEGEKISEAAALKNYLLEKKVPEDRILLEDTSTSTIENLQNSKDLYDIKEVTIATSDFHLFRAITIAEKIGIKAHPLAAKTPNSVKVSLTLRELLAIGKMKVLGY
- a CDS encoding patatin-like phospholipase family protein; translated protein: MKEKVGLVLEGGGMRGVYTAGALECFLEHEVYFPYVIGVSAGASYGASYLSKQVGRNKRVSLDFVTDPRYMSWRNFRQTGQFFGMDFIYNQIPNTMVPFDYHAFYENEAEFKIGATDIQTGESVFYGKQDYKQELLKALEASSSLPFLAPIVDFKGKKLLDGGIADPIPLKKAVEDGFTKNVVILTRNLGYRKSKSRFSFFIKRKYPQFSGLQQAMQARYKNYNETLEYIEQEERNGNILVIRPQEKLIVGRMERNPQKLENLYMQGFRDAKAALVQMKEHEYM
- a CDS encoding DedA family protein; its protein translation is MGIALGLMVEVIPSEIVLSYGGYLIHTGHINFFGALLAGVIGGTIAQLFLYWIALYGGRPFIDKYGKYILIKSSHVDASEKWFLKYGTGMIFLARFIPVVRHAISIPAGLARMPIGQFTLYTTAAIIPWTVLFLLLGMRLGDHWENIETYAKPYITPIIIAAVLLLGAYILLQIRKKNK
- a CDS encoding MATE family efflux transporter, producing MKQTFTTKQKLNQMLVILLPVLVTQVGMFGLTFFDTTMSGHYSPTDLAGVAVGSSLWTPIYTGLSGILLAVPPIVAQLVGRKEESKVSFSVIQAIYLSLSMAVLLIVFGFIFLKPILQLMGLESDVQEIAFRYLAALSTGIIPIFLYFVLRSFIDALGQTQVTMFITLSALPVNILLNYLLINGIWIFPELGGVGTGYATSITYWYMLLTALHIVYHNQPFAGFKLLSKLHRISWEKWKEILKIGVPIGFSIFFETSIFSAVTLLMSNYDTNTIAAHQSAINFASLLYMVPLSISTALTILVGFEVGAGRLKDAKKYSWMGVLTAIIIAFVSGIILLAFRQQIAGIYTNDAEVLKLTAGFLIYAIFFQLSDAIQAPVQGALRGYKDVNITLIMTLISYWVIGLPSGYLFANYTSLGPYGYWIGLIVGLATGAAFLSSRLYSLQKKHITLATK
- a CDS encoding mechanosensitive ion channel family protein; this encodes MSDFLDTNIWASLLLSIIVVATSLLLRKWFTSHLFAMVLSYTQTKKIHAASTILVAFEKPIRWVFVVIGMQLAFQFLPFQTISAAWESSLVRSCFVALLTWGLFNLSNVTTLLFPKLMTKLDINVDKIIVPFLTKMLKTLVFLFGFSIIAQEWGFNINGFIAGLGLGGLAFALAAKETVSNLFGGIVLITEKPFTIGDWIKTPSVEGTIEDITFRSTKVRTFAQALVTVPNSTLANEPIINWSKMGKRQVSFYLKLDILTKTEKLHMTISDIKQLLQHHEDVHPETILVSFESMNDTSADILIYFFTKATDYVGYLQTKEDINFQIISILEKRNVLFSVPKSAIYLESAKQDNNKESMERLLSHG